Proteins encoded together in one Shewanella oneidensis MR-1 window:
- the atpD gene encoding F0F1 ATP synthase subunit beta, with product MSTGTVVQVIGAVVDVEFPQDAVPQVYDALKITGEGSCNGLVLEVQQQLGGGVVRTIAMGTSDGLRRGLEVVNSGSPISVPVGTATLGRIMNVLGDPIDEAGAIGEEERYVIHRAAPSYEEQSNTTELLETGIKVIDLVCPFAKGGKVGLFGGAGVGKTVNMMELINNIAKAHSGLSVFAGVGERTREGNDFYYEMKDSGVLDKVAMVYGQMNEPPGNRLRVALTGLTMAEKFRDEGRDVLLFVDNIYRYTLAGTEVSALLGRMPSAVGYQPTLAEEMGVLQERITSTKTGSITSVQAVYVPADDLTDPSPATTFAHLDATVVLSRQIASLGIYPAVDPLDSTSRQLDPLVVGQEHYDVANGVQTVLQRYKELKDIIAILGMDELSDDDKMTVSRARKIERFLSQPFHVAEVFTGSPGKYVSLKDTIRGFKGILSGEFDHIPEQAFYMVGSIDEAVEKANKKK from the coding sequence ATGAGCACAGGTACTGTTGTCCAAGTGATTGGCGCGGTTGTGGACGTAGAGTTTCCACAAGATGCCGTACCTCAGGTATATGACGCTCTGAAGATCACAGGTGAAGGCTCCTGTAATGGTTTGGTGCTGGAAGTTCAGCAACAACTAGGTGGTGGTGTAGTTCGTACCATCGCTATGGGTACTTCTGATGGTCTGCGTCGTGGTCTTGAGGTAGTAAACTCAGGTTCACCTATTTCTGTTCCTGTTGGTACAGCCACTCTTGGCCGTATCATGAACGTTTTAGGCGACCCTATTGATGAAGCGGGTGCAATCGGTGAAGAAGAACGTTATGTGATTCACCGTGCAGCTCCTTCATACGAAGAGCAATCAAACACGACTGAACTGTTAGAGACTGGTATCAAGGTTATCGACCTTGTATGTCCATTCGCTAAGGGTGGTAAAGTAGGTCTGTTCGGTGGTGCGGGTGTTGGTAAGACAGTTAACATGATGGAACTGATTAACAACATCGCTAAAGCTCACTCAGGTCTTTCTGTATTCGCCGGTGTAGGTGAGCGTACTCGTGAGGGTAACGACTTCTACTACGAGATGAAGGATTCTGGCGTTCTCGACAAAGTAGCCATGGTGTATGGCCAAATGAACGAGCCACCAGGAAACCGTCTGCGTGTAGCACTGACTGGTCTGACTATGGCTGAGAAATTCCGTGACGAAGGTCGTGACGTACTGTTGTTCGTTGACAACATCTACCGTTACACCCTAGCCGGTACTGAAGTATCAGCACTGTTAGGTCGTATGCCTTCTGCGGTAGGTTACCAACCCACTCTGGCTGAAGAAATGGGCGTTCTGCAAGAGCGTATTACTTCAACTAAGACGGGTTCTATTACCTCTGTACAAGCGGTATACGTACCTGCGGACGACTTGACTGACCCGTCACCAGCAACAACCTTCGCTCACTTAGATGCGACTGTTGTATTGTCACGTCAAATCGCTTCTCTGGGTATTTACCCAGCGGTTGACCCATTGGATTCGACTTCACGTCAATTAGATCCATTAGTGGTTGGTCAAGAGCACTATGACGTAGCTAACGGTGTACAAACTGTTCTGCAACGCTACAAAGAGCTGAAAGACATTATTGCGATTCTGGGTATGGACGAATTGTCAGATGATGACAAGATGACCGTTTCCCGTGCACGTAAGATTGAGCGTTTCTTGTCTCAGCCTTTCCACGTAGCAGAAGTCTTTACTGGTTCTCCTGGTAAGTACGTTTCTCTGAAAGACACTATCCGTGGCTTCAAGGGAATTCTGAGTGGCGAGTTCGACCACATTCCAGAACAAGCGTTCTACATGGTTGGTTCTATCGACGAAGCTGTCGAGAAAGCTAACAAAAAGAAATAA
- the atpG gene encoding F0F1 ATP synthase subunit gamma: MAGAKEIKTKIASVKNTQKITSAMEMVAASKMRRAQERMAASRPYAESMRKVIGHVAQGSLEYKHPYLEVREAKRVGYIVVATDRGLCGGLNVNLFKKVVADVKSWKEQGAEFEFCPIGARSVQFFKSFGGQVSAQASGLGDAPKLNDLIGTVQVMLEAYNEGKLDRLYVVFNKFVNTMTQTPVIEQLLPLPKSEDDEVAHRWDYIYEPDPKALLDTLLVRYVESQVYQGVVENIASEQAARMVAMKAATDNAGTLIDDLQLVYNKARQAAITQELSEIVSGASAV; this comes from the coding sequence ATGGCCGGCGCTAAAGAGATTAAAACCAAGATCGCGAGTGTGAAAAACACTCAGAAGATCACGTCCGCCATGGAAATGGTGGCAGCCAGCAAAATGCGCAGAGCGCAGGAACGCATGGCTGCGAGCCGTCCATACGCGGAAAGCATGCGTAAGGTGATCGGTCACGTAGCGCAAGGTTCTCTCGAGTATAAACACCCCTACTTGGAGGTGAGAGAGGCTAAGCGGGTTGGTTACATTGTTGTAGCAACCGACCGTGGCCTTTGTGGTGGTCTGAACGTCAACCTCTTTAAAAAGGTTGTCGCAGACGTGAAAAGCTGGAAAGAGCAAGGTGCAGAATTTGAATTTTGCCCAATTGGTGCTCGTAGTGTGCAGTTTTTCAAAAGCTTCGGCGGACAAGTATCGGCACAAGCATCGGGTTTAGGTGATGCACCTAAATTGAATGACTTAATTGGTACTGTGCAGGTCATGTTAGAAGCTTACAACGAAGGCAAACTGGATCGTCTGTATGTAGTGTTCAACAAGTTTGTCAACACTATGACGCAGACTCCTGTGATCGAGCAGCTGCTACCTTTGCCTAAATCGGAAGATGATGAGGTTGCTCATCGTTGGGACTACATCTACGAACCTGATCCAAAAGCCCTTTTGGATACCTTATTGGTTCGTTATGTAGAATCTCAGGTTTACCAAGGTGTTGTTGAAAACATTGCTTCTGAACAAGCTGCCCGTATGGTGGCTATGAAGGCGGCAACTGACAACGCGGGTACACTAATTGACGATTTGCAATTGGTCTATAACAAGGCTCGTCAGGCTGCTATTACGCAGGAACTGTCGGAAATTGTTTCTGGTGCCTCTGCGGTTTAG
- the atpA gene encoding F0F1 ATP synthase subunit alpha, giving the protein MQLNSTEISDLIKQRIEQFEVVSESRNEGTIVAVSDGIIRIHGLADVMQGEMIELPGSRFAIALNLERDSVGAVVMGPYADLAEGVKVKTTGRILEVPVGRGLLGRVVNTLGEPIDGKGAIDNDGFSPVEVIAPGVIERKSVDQPVQTGYKAVDAMIPIGRGQRELIIGDRQTGKTAMAIDAIINQRDSGIKCVYVAVGQKASTIANVVRKLEEHGALANTIVVVATASEAAALQYLAPYSGCAMGEYFRDRGEDALIVYDDLSKQAVAYRQISLLLKRPPGREAYPGDVFYLHSRLLERASRVNEEYVEKFTKGAVTGKTGSLTALPIIETQAGDVSAFVPTNVISITDGQIFLETDLFNSGLRPAVNPGISVSRVGGAAQTKIIKKLSGGIRTALAQYRELAAFSQFASDLDDATRAQLEHGVRVTELMKQKQYAPMSVAAQAVSIFAAEKGYLKGVELKKVGDFEAALLSYMNSEHAALIKLINETGDYNADIEAELKAGLDKFVATQTW; this is encoded by the coding sequence ATGCAACTGAATTCCACTGAAATCAGCGATCTGATTAAGCAGCGGATCGAGCAGTTCGAAGTCGTTAGCGAATCTCGTAACGAAGGAACTATCGTTGCGGTAAGTGACGGCATTATCCGCATCCACGGCCTAGCCGATGTGATGCAAGGTGAAATGATCGAACTGCCTGGTAGCCGTTTTGCAATCGCGTTGAACCTTGAACGTGATTCTGTCGGTGCCGTAGTAATGGGCCCTTATGCTGATTTAGCAGAGGGCGTAAAAGTTAAAACTACTGGCCGTATTCTGGAAGTTCCAGTCGGTCGTGGCCTGTTAGGCCGCGTAGTTAACACTCTGGGTGAGCCTATCGACGGTAAAGGAGCGATCGACAACGATGGTTTCTCTCCTGTTGAAGTGATTGCTCCAGGTGTTATCGAACGTAAGTCAGTAGATCAACCAGTTCAAACTGGTTATAAAGCCGTTGACGCTATGATCCCAATCGGTCGTGGCCAACGTGAATTGATCATTGGCGACCGTCAAACTGGTAAAACAGCGATGGCGATCGATGCAATCATCAACCAACGTGATTCTGGCATTAAGTGCGTGTATGTAGCGGTAGGCCAAAAGGCTTCTACTATTGCTAACGTAGTACGTAAGCTAGAAGAACACGGTGCATTAGCTAACACTATCGTTGTGGTTGCAACAGCTTCTGAAGCTGCAGCACTGCAATACTTAGCACCGTACTCTGGTTGTGCTATGGGTGAATACTTCCGCGACCGCGGTGAAGATGCTCTGATCGTATACGATGACCTGTCTAAGCAAGCTGTTGCTTACCGTCAGATCTCGTTACTGCTGAAGCGTCCACCAGGCCGTGAAGCTTATCCTGGTGACGTATTCTATCTACACTCTCGTTTATTAGAGCGTGCTTCACGCGTAAACGAAGAGTATGTAGAAAAGTTCACTAAAGGTGCAGTAACAGGTAAAACTGGTTCTTTAACCGCGCTGCCTATTATTGAAACTCAGGCGGGTGACGTATCTGCATTCGTACCGACCAACGTAATTTCGATTACTGACGGTCAGATCTTCCTTGAGACCGATCTGTTTAACTCTGGCTTACGTCCAGCGGTTAACCCAGGTATTTCTGTTTCTCGTGTTGGTGGTGCGGCTCAGACTAAGATCATCAAGAAACTGTCTGGTGGTATCCGTACCGCTCTTGCACAGTATCGTGAACTTGCTGCGTTCTCACAGTTTGCATCTGATCTTGACGATGCAACTCGTGCTCAACTAGAGCATGGTGTGCGTGTTACCGAACTGATGAAGCAAAAACAATATGCTCCTATGAGCGTAGCCGCTCAAGCTGTGTCAATTTTCGCAGCTGAAAAAGGTTACCTGAAGGGCGTTGAGCTGAAAAAAGTTGGTGATTTCGAAGCCGCTCTGCTCTCGTACATGAACAGCGAGCATGCTGCTTTAATCAAGCTTATCAACGAGACTGGCGATTATAACGCCGATATCGAAGCTGAATTAAAAGCTGGCCTCGACAAGTTCGTAGCAACCCAAACCTGGTAA
- the atpH gene encoding F0F1 ATP synthase subunit delta: MAELTTIARPYAKAAFDIAVEHNAVDNWAEMLTFAALVSENETMKPLLTGSLASTKLAALFISVCGEQINEQGQNLIKVMAENGRLKVLPAVSELFAQYRNEWAKEVEADVVSAAELSSEQQQQISISLEKRLARKVKLNCSTDAALIAGVIIKAGDLVIDGSVRGKLSRLSEKLQS; the protein is encoded by the coding sequence ATGGCTGAATTAACCACCATCGCTCGCCCTTACGCAAAGGCAGCTTTTGACATTGCTGTTGAACACAATGCAGTGGATAACTGGGCAGAAATGCTCACGTTTGCCGCTTTGGTTAGTGAAAACGAAACCATGAAGCCACTGCTGACTGGCTCTTTAGCCAGCACTAAACTTGCCGCACTCTTTATTAGTGTATGTGGTGAGCAAATCAATGAGCAAGGTCAGAACTTGATAAAGGTAATGGCTGAAAACGGTCGCTTAAAGGTACTACCTGCTGTATCTGAGCTTTTTGCTCAATACCGTAATGAGTGGGCAAAAGAAGTGGAAGCCGATGTGGTTTCTGCAGCTGAGCTCAGCTCTGAACAACAGCAGCAGATCAGTATTTCTTTAGAGAAACGTCTCGCACGCAAAGTTAAGCTGAATTGCAGCACTGACGCCGCGCTCATCGCCGGTGTAATCATTAAGGCAGGAGACTTAGTCATTGATGGCTCTGTCCGCGGTAAATTATCGCGTCTGTCTGAAAAGCTGCAGTCGTAA